A genomic segment from Spinacia oleracea cultivar Varoflay chromosome 3, BTI_SOV_V1, whole genome shotgun sequence encodes:
- the LOC110777059 gene encoding MLP-like protein 43, producing MDLVVNKIKSQGDIFHELFGQKPHHVANITPDKIHACDVHEGHFGKPGSIICWDYTFEGKKCVVKELVEEIDEEKQYMKFKVIEGDLLEEFKSLNIILHVIPNGETTIVKWIAEFERFAVDGPYPTKIMDFAIGITKDVEAHHLNEQ from the exons ATGGATCTTGT ggtcaacaaaaTTAAGTCACAAGGAGATATTTTTCATGAACTCTTTGGGCAGAAGCCACACCATGTTGCTAATATCACCCCGGATAAAATCCATGCGTGTGACGTTCACGAGGGTCATTTTGGAAAGCCCGGCTCTATCATTTGTTGGGATTATACTTTTG AAGGGAAGAAATGTGTAGTAAAGGAGTTAGTTGAAGAAATAGATGAAGAGAAACAATATATGAAATTCAAAGTCATTGAAGGAGATCTCCTTGAAGAGTTCAAGAGCTTGAACATTATTCTTCATGTTATTCCTAATGGTGAAACAACAATTGTGAAGTGGATTGCTGAGTTTGAGAGGTTTGCTGTTGATGGGCCCTATCCAACCAAGATCATGGACTTTGCTATTGGTATCACCAAGGATGTCGAGGCTCATCATCTAAATGAACaataa